Proteins encoded by one window of Micromonospora coxensis:
- a CDS encoding N-acetylmannosamine-6-phosphate 2-epimerase yields MTVLDDLRGRLVVSCQADPGEPLDDPAHIVALARSALRGGAAGIRAQGLRDLRALRAALPDTPLIGLVKDGTSGVYITPTLTHVLAVAETGVDIVAVDGTRRQRPDGRTLADTVAALRERYDVLVMADVAALADAQAAVAAGVDLVGTTLAGYTGGAVPHDPDLDLVGALAARLPVPVVAEGRINTPEEAAEALRLGAHSVVVGTAITRPAVITSRFAAALVTSRELS; encoded by the coding sequence ATGACCGTGCTCGACGACCTCCGAGGCCGGTTGGTGGTCTCCTGCCAGGCCGATCCCGGCGAGCCGCTGGACGACCCGGCGCACATCGTCGCGCTCGCCCGCTCGGCGCTGCGCGGCGGCGCCGCCGGCATCCGGGCCCAGGGCCTGCGGGACCTGCGGGCGCTGCGCGCCGCTCTGCCGGACACCCCGCTGATCGGGCTGGTCAAGGACGGCACGAGCGGCGTCTACATCACCCCGACCCTGACGCACGTCCTCGCCGTCGCCGAGACCGGGGTGGACATCGTCGCGGTCGACGGCACCCGGCGGCAGCGCCCCGACGGGCGTACCCTCGCCGACACGGTGGCGGCGCTGCGCGAGCGGTACGACGTGCTCGTCATGGCCGACGTCGCCGCCCTGGCCGACGCGCAGGCCGCGGTCGCCGCCGGGGTCGACCTGGTCGGCACCACCCTCGCCGGCTACACCGGGGGCGCCGTGCCGCACGACCCAGACCTGGACCTCGTCGGCGCGTTGGCCGCCCGGTTGCCGGTGCCCGTGGTGGCCGAGGGGCGGATCAACACGCCCGAGGAGGCCGCCGAGGCGCTGCGCCTCGGCGCCCACAGCGTGGTCGTCGGCACCGCCATCACCCGGCCCGCCGTGATCACCTCGCGGTTCGCCGCCGCCCTCGTCACCTCTCGGGAGCTGTCATGA
- a CDS encoding FAD-dependent oxidoreductase: MDSPDPTVTVDVAVVGGGLGGVAAALAAARAGRSVLVTDEYSRVGGQVTTQALPALDEHPHIESFGASASYRAFRAAVRAHYGGVANPGGGWVSRLCFEPAVAGRILDELLAEAGVTVLTGRSPVAVRATDGRVHDVTLDDGTVIAATVFCDATERGDLAPLAGFATLHGSEGRDAHGEPDAVPGGPDPAAQQSFTWCALVEHHPGADFTGPAPARYAELRHRLCFDIAGWDGDVHRYRMFTDGPDGKPPFWTYRRLRATAPELVVLNWASNDCAGQDPLGDPAGAERAGRELTAAFVHWLRTEAPREDGGRGFPGLRLAPEAAGTPDGFAEAPYLRESRRIVVDRPVTGHDLAPVEGRARARHLPGSLGVTWYHVDLHERTGHPAPVYRPTAPFTIPASALVPRGAVNLLAAAKNLGATQIAAAAYRVHHGEWAVGEAAGTLAARCAAQRRSVGDVLTDPALLIAVQRDLVAAGVPLAWIADVSTDDPRFAAVHLAAAHGALEGDRRASLAVEPDRPAGCGDVDAVRRAALALGAGPSIADTTRPFGAVLEDLIR; encoded by the coding sequence GTGGACAGCCCTGACCCGACGGTCACCGTCGACGTCGCCGTCGTCGGCGGCGGCCTCGGCGGGGTCGCCGCCGCCCTCGCCGCCGCCCGCGCCGGGCGCAGCGTGCTGGTGACCGACGAGTACTCACGCGTCGGCGGGCAGGTCACCACGCAGGCCCTGCCCGCGCTCGACGAGCATCCGCACATCGAGAGCTTCGGCGCGTCGGCGTCCTACCGGGCGTTCCGGGCCGCCGTCCGCGCCCACTACGGTGGCGTCGCCAACCCGGGCGGCGGCTGGGTGAGCCGGCTCTGCTTCGAGCCGGCCGTCGCCGGGCGGATCCTCGACGAGCTGCTCGCCGAGGCGGGCGTCACCGTGCTGACGGGTCGCTCGCCGGTGGCCGTACGAGCCACGGACGGCCGGGTCCACGACGTCACCCTCGACGACGGCACGGTGATCGCCGCGACCGTCTTCTGCGACGCGACCGAGCGCGGCGACCTCGCGCCCCTCGCCGGATTCGCCACCCTGCACGGCTCGGAGGGACGCGACGCCCACGGCGAGCCGGATGCGGTGCCCGGCGGCCCCGACCCGGCCGCCCAGCAGTCGTTCACCTGGTGCGCGCTGGTCGAGCACCACCCCGGCGCCGACTTCACCGGCCCCGCCCCCGCCCGGTACGCCGAGCTGCGCCACCGCCTCTGCTTCGACATCGCCGGCTGGGACGGCGACGTGCACCGCTACCGGATGTTCACCGACGGGCCGGACGGCAAGCCGCCGTTCTGGACCTACCGGAGGCTGCGCGCCACGGCCCCCGAGCTGGTCGTGCTCAACTGGGCGTCGAACGACTGCGCCGGGCAGGATCCGCTCGGTGACCCGGCCGGCGCCGAACGGGCCGGCCGGGAGCTGACCGCCGCCTTCGTGCACTGGCTCCGCACCGAGGCGCCCCGTGAGGACGGTGGGCGCGGATTTCCCGGCCTGCGCCTGGCCCCGGAGGCCGCCGGCACCCCGGACGGCTTCGCCGAGGCGCCGTACCTGCGCGAATCCCGGCGGATCGTCGTCGACCGGCCGGTCACCGGCCACGACCTCGCGCCGGTCGAGGGGCGGGCCCGCGCCCGGCACCTGCCCGGCTCGCTCGGCGTCACCTGGTACCACGTCGACCTGCACGAACGCACCGGGCACCCGGCACCGGTGTACCGACCCACCGCGCCGTTCACGATCCCGGCGTCCGCGCTGGTGCCGCGCGGCGCGGTGAACCTGCTCGCCGCCGCGAAGAACCTCGGCGCCACACAGATCGCCGCCGCCGCGTACCGGGTGCACCACGGCGAGTGGGCCGTCGGCGAGGCCGCCGGGACGCTCGCCGCGCGGTGCGCGGCGCAGCGGCGGTCGGTCGGTGACGTGCTCACCGACCCGGCGCTGCTGATCGCCGTGCAGCGTGACCTGGTCGCCGCCGGGGTGCCGCTGGCCTGGATCGCCGACGTGTCCACCGACGATCCCCGGTTCGCCGCCGTCCACCTCGCCGCCGCGCACGGCGCCCTGGAGGGGGACCGGCGTGCCTCACTCGCCGTCGAACCGGACCGACCCGCCGGCTGCGGCGACGTCGACGCGGTGCGCCGGGCGGCACTCGCGCTCGGGGCAGGCCCGTCGATCGCCGACACCACCCGCCCCTTCGGGGCCGTACTGGAGGATCTCATCCGATGA
- a CDS encoding DUF4127 family protein: MIRLALVPLDDRPVCRVLPAMVAAVAGAAVDTPPAALLPAGRRPGDPDRLADWLRSTSAEAAVVALETLGHGGLIASRLHHEPVPVVLDRWAALRDVAGPVHAATVVQRTPDADDAGEEPDYWATYGRALHAYSADLHRLLDGAGARPSTDVPAPVRQDFLRRRQRNHVLNQVALSLAAEGVLDTLVVGADDTAPAAVGTAEWRWLRAWTGWLELGDRVLAHPGADEIGAVLVARTLTSAAGHRPRVAIACAEPDGLRRVARYEPVPIGAGVASQAAAAGADLVDGAAAEAVLVVHAPQPVDADWATAPPVDTDPAPVARTAALVRRLLADGHTVALADCALGNGADPRLVADLAADGALARLAAFAGWNTAGNTLGSALATLVAYQVGRAHGTLDPAAARRLLAHRLVDDHLYMSYARPRLRRERGTDPTRHDHVPAAETPAVTARIVELLDRRWRELRPVPGLAAPRSVSLPWQRTYEIDFALEETGGQP, encoded by the coding sequence GTGATCCGGCTGGCGCTGGTCCCGCTGGACGACCGGCCGGTGTGCCGGGTGCTGCCGGCGATGGTGGCCGCCGTCGCCGGGGCCGCCGTCGACACGCCCCCGGCGGCGTTGCTGCCGGCCGGTCGCCGCCCCGGCGACCCGGACCGGCTCGCCGACTGGTTGCGCTCCACCTCCGCCGAGGCGGCCGTGGTCGCCCTGGAGACCCTCGGGCACGGCGGACTGATCGCCTCCCGGCTGCACCACGAACCCGTACCGGTCGTGCTCGACCGCTGGGCGGCGCTGCGCGACGTGGCCGGACCGGTGCACGCCGCCACCGTCGTGCAGCGCACTCCGGACGCCGACGACGCCGGGGAGGAGCCCGACTACTGGGCCACGTACGGGCGGGCGCTGCACGCGTACTCCGCCGACCTGCACCGTCTCCTCGACGGCGCCGGTGCCCGGCCGTCGACCGACGTGCCCGCCCCGGTGCGGCAGGACTTCCTGCGCCGCCGGCAGCGCAACCACGTCCTCAACCAGGTCGCGCTCTCCCTCGCCGCCGAGGGGGTGCTCGACACCCTGGTCGTCGGCGCCGACGACACCGCGCCGGCCGCGGTCGGCACCGCCGAGTGGCGGTGGCTGCGCGCCTGGACCGGGTGGCTGGAGCTCGGCGACCGGGTGCTGGCCCATCCCGGCGCGGACGAGATCGGCGCGGTGCTGGTGGCCCGCACCCTCACCTCGGCGGCCGGGCACCGGCCCCGCGTCGCCATCGCCTGCGCCGAGCCGGACGGACTGCGGCGGGTGGCCCGCTACGAGCCGGTGCCCATCGGCGCCGGCGTCGCCAGCCAGGCCGCCGCGGCCGGCGCCGACCTCGTGGACGGCGCCGCCGCCGAGGCGGTGCTGGTGGTGCACGCGCCACAGCCCGTCGACGCCGACTGGGCCACCGCCCCGCCGGTCGACACCGACCCGGCACCGGTCGCCCGCACCGCCGCACTGGTCCGCCGGCTGCTCGCCGACGGTCACACCGTCGCCCTCGCCGACTGTGCGCTCGGCAACGGCGCCGACCCGCGGCTGGTGGCCGACCTCGCCGCCGACGGCGCCCTCGCCCGGCTCGCCGCGTTCGCCGGCTGGAACACCGCCGGCAACACCCTCGGCAGCGCCCTCGCGACGCTCGTCGCGTACCAGGTCGGACGGGCCCACGGCACCCTGGACCCGGCGGCGGCCCGCCGGCTGCTCGCGCACCGGCTGGTCGACGACCACCTCTACATGTCCTACGCCCGACCCCGGCTGCGCCGCGAGCGCGGCACCGACCCGACCCGCCACGATCACGTCCCGGCCGCCGAGACGCCGGCGGTGACCGCCCGGATCGTCGAGCTGCTCGACCGGCGCTGGCGCGAGCTGCGGCCGGTGCCCGGACTGGCGGCGCCCCGCTCGGTGAGTCTGCCGTGGCAGCGCACCTACGAGATCGACTTCGCCCTGGAGGAGACCGGTGGACAGCCCTGA
- a CDS encoding ROK family protein codes for MTAPVVAAVDIGGTKTAAALVRGGAVLARTQAPTPATDGAAAVLDTAAALVRSLGGAPVAVGVGAPGLVDPGTDRVTAATSSIRDWSDVDVVAGTRTRLGLPGAVLNDVQAFTLGEAVHGAGRGLPTVLGVAVGTGVGGGVLTEGRLLTGRRGAAGHVGHVPVPQAVGLPCPCGATGHVEAVAAGPAMAAGYAARTGAVGLALTEVVRRARAGDPAALAVITRAGEALGVALAGLANTLDPDVVVVGGGAAVPELLDALRPAFAASCLPVLGEVALVPAALGTDAQLVGAAEAALRALPQPTGGAASSPPASSGVDTAHRAAADLDTNGRSGATASRAVPR; via the coding sequence ATGACTGCGCCCGTCGTCGCCGCCGTCGACATCGGCGGCACGAAGACCGCCGCCGCGCTGGTCCGCGGCGGCGCCGTGCTCGCCCGTACCCAGGCGCCCACGCCGGCCACCGACGGAGCCGCCGCCGTCCTCGACACCGCCGCCGCGCTGGTGCGTTCCCTCGGCGGCGCGCCGGTCGCGGTCGGCGTCGGCGCCCCTGGCCTGGTCGATCCCGGCACCGACCGGGTCACCGCCGCCACCTCGTCGATCCGCGACTGGTCCGACGTGGACGTGGTGGCCGGGACGCGGACCCGGCTCGGGCTGCCCGGGGCCGTCCTCAACGACGTTCAGGCGTTCACCCTCGGCGAGGCGGTGCACGGCGCCGGGCGCGGGCTGCCCACGGTGCTCGGCGTCGCCGTCGGCACCGGCGTCGGTGGTGGGGTGCTGACCGAAGGCCGGCTGCTCACCGGCCGGCGCGGCGCCGCCGGACACGTCGGGCACGTGCCGGTGCCGCAGGCCGTCGGGCTGCCCTGCCCGTGCGGCGCGACCGGGCACGTCGAGGCGGTCGCGGCCGGCCCCGCGATGGCCGCCGGCTACGCCGCGCGCACCGGCGCCGTCGGGCTCGCCCTCACCGAGGTGGTACGCCGTGCCCGGGCCGGCGACCCGGCGGCGCTCGCGGTGATCACCCGGGCCGGAGAGGCCCTCGGCGTCGCGCTGGCCGGCCTGGCCAACACCCTCGACCCGGACGTCGTCGTGGTCGGTGGCGGGGCCGCCGTGCCGGAGCTGCTCGACGCGCTGCGCCCCGCGTTCGCCGCCTCCTGCCTGCCCGTGCTCGGCGAGGTGGCGCTGGTGCCGGCCGCGCTCGGCACCGACGCGCAGCTCGTCGGGGCCGCCGAGGCGGCGCTGCGGGCGCTGCCGCAGCCGACCGGCGGGGCGGCGTCCTCGCCGCCGGCGTCGAGCGGCGTCGACACCGCTCACCGGGCCGCGGCGGACCTGGACACGAACGGCCGATCGGGAGCCACGGCGTCGCGGGCGGTGCCGCGGTGA
- a CDS encoding GntR family transcriptional regulator translates to MSVLNKAGYKHEALYTALRAEIGADLRPHDPLPSERELVARFGVSRATVRQAIGRLEEEGLVYRAQGAGTFVADPATISKSLALTSFSEDMRNRRLTPDSRLLDLTVASASVQVARDLAVSPGADVVHVRRLRLADSLPMCLEEVWLPAERIGDLDASVIAGSLYEALAERGVRPHHADQVIAATVVDAEQARLLQVAPYSPALRVDRVTYDESGTAVERAESIYRADRYDFRITVTRRTP, encoded by the coding sequence GTGAGTGTGCTCAACAAGGCCGGCTACAAGCACGAGGCGCTCTACACGGCGCTGCGCGCCGAGATCGGCGCGGACCTGCGACCGCACGACCCGCTGCCCAGCGAACGTGAACTGGTCGCCCGCTTCGGCGTGAGCCGGGCCACCGTCCGGCAGGCGATCGGCCGCCTGGAAGAGGAGGGCCTGGTCTACCGCGCCCAGGGCGCCGGCACCTTCGTGGCCGACCCGGCCACCATCTCCAAGTCGCTCGCGCTCACCTCGTTCAGCGAGGACATGCGCAACCGCCGGCTCACCCCGGACTCGCGGCTGCTCGACCTCACCGTCGCGTCGGCGTCGGTGCAGGTCGCCCGGGACCTGGCCGTCTCGCCCGGCGCGGACGTGGTGCACGTGCGCCGACTGCGCCTCGCCGACAGCCTGCCGATGTGTCTGGAGGAGGTGTGGCTGCCCGCCGAGCGGATCGGCGACCTGGACGCGTCCGTCATCGCCGGGTCCCTCTACGAGGCCCTCGCCGAGCGGGGTGTCCGCCCGCACCACGCCGACCAGGTCATCGCCGCGACGGTCGTCGACGCCGAGCAGGCCCGGCTGTTGCAGGTGGCCCCGTACTCGCCCGCCCTGCGGGTGGACCGGGTCACCTACGACGAGAGCGGCACCGCCGTCGAGCGGGCCGAGAGCATCTACCGGGCCGACCGCTACGACTTCCGCATCACCGTGACCCGAAGGACACCATGA
- a CDS encoding carbohydrate ABC transporter permease, with amino-acid sequence MRRHGPVALRYVLLLAMAVLLVGPFAWQLLTSLKGTAEPIYGPDVTWLPQDPTLGNFAKVAEVIPVWRYIANSAMVATASVLTNCLLGAMAGYALARMRFRGRGAVFAAVLASLVVPFEVIMVNVFLTVRSLGLVDTLLGVLLPGAVSGLSILVMRTAFLALPREVEEAASIDGAGEWARFWKVALPSVRGSLAVVGVFSFLFAWDDFLWPLIVLKNPDNFTLTVGLQYLSGTFTNDQRVVAAGTMIAVLPLMAVFFALQRLFFRGVGEGGVKG; translated from the coding sequence ATGAGGCGCCACGGCCCGGTGGCTCTGCGCTACGTCCTGCTGCTGGCCATGGCCGTACTGCTGGTCGGACCATTCGCGTGGCAGCTGCTCACCTCGCTCAAGGGCACCGCCGAGCCGATCTACGGCCCCGACGTGACGTGGCTGCCGCAGGACCCGACACTCGGCAACTTCGCCAAGGTCGCCGAGGTCATCCCGGTCTGGCGCTACATCGCCAACTCGGCGATGGTCGCCACCGCCAGCGTGCTTACCAACTGCCTGCTCGGCGCGATGGCGGGCTACGCGCTGGCCCGGATGCGCTTCCGCGGCCGAGGCGCGGTGTTCGCCGCCGTGCTCGCGTCGCTGGTGGTGCCGTTCGAGGTCATCATGGTCAACGTCTTCCTGACCGTACGCAGCCTCGGCCTGGTCGACACCCTGCTCGGCGTGCTGCTGCCCGGCGCGGTGTCCGGCCTGTCCATCCTGGTCATGCGGACCGCCTTCCTCGCCCTGCCGCGCGAGGTGGAGGAGGCCGCCTCGATCGACGGCGCGGGGGAGTGGGCCCGGTTCTGGAAGGTGGCGCTGCCCAGCGTGCGCGGCTCGCTCGCCGTCGTCGGCGTGTTCAGCTTCCTCTTCGCCTGGGACGACTTCCTCTGGCCGCTGATCGTGCTGAAGAACCCGGACAACTTCACCCTGACCGTGGGTCTGCAGTACCTGTCCGGCACCTTCACCAACGACCAGCGGGTCGTCGCCGCTGGCACGATGATCGCGGTGCTGCCGCTGATGGCAGTCTTCTTCGCCCTGCAGCGGCTGTTCTTCCGCGGGGTCGGCGAAGGTGGCGTGAAGGGGTGA
- a CDS encoding carbohydrate ABC transporter permease, translated as MIGRRWYVPWLFLAPALVVTAVMTWGPLANTGVLAFTDAQALGGGEFTGLANFRRLAADDEFFRALGNTGLYLVVVVPALVLLPLLLAQLVHAKLPGIGAFRAVFYSPVIASMVVVGLIWSWLLSSEGLVNAVLLKLRIVAEPLPFLTDATLLLFACMLVTVWKGLGYYMVIYLAALSNVPSELYEAAKVDGAGAIRRFRSVTVPTVRPTMLLVGALSAISATKVFAEIYVMSSGTAGPGGQAKSIVYYIREVGLGVDGEIGYASAMSLVLFVGTLGLSVLALVLRRRNEGSEA; from the coding sequence GTGATCGGCCGTCGCTGGTACGTGCCCTGGCTCTTCCTCGCCCCGGCCCTGGTCGTCACCGCCGTGATGACGTGGGGACCGTTGGCCAACACCGGCGTGCTCGCCTTCACCGACGCGCAGGCGCTCGGCGGCGGCGAGTTCACCGGCCTGGCCAACTTCCGCCGGCTCGCCGCCGACGACGAGTTCTTCCGCGCCCTGGGCAACACCGGCCTCTACCTGGTCGTGGTGGTGCCGGCGCTGGTGCTGCTGCCGCTGCTGCTGGCCCAACTGGTGCACGCCAAGCTGCCCGGCATCGGCGCCTTCCGGGCCGTCTTCTACTCCCCGGTCATCGCCTCGATGGTGGTGGTCGGACTGATCTGGAGCTGGCTGCTGTCCTCCGAGGGCCTGGTCAACGCGGTCCTGCTCAAGCTGCGGATCGTCGCCGAGCCGCTGCCGTTCCTCACCGACGCGACGCTGCTGCTCTTCGCCTGCATGCTGGTGACCGTCTGGAAGGGCCTCGGCTACTACATGGTCATCTACCTGGCGGCCCTGTCCAACGTGCCGAGCGAGCTGTACGAGGCGGCCAAGGTCGACGGCGCCGGGGCGATCCGCCGGTTCCGGTCGGTGACCGTGCCGACCGTACGCCCGACGATGCTGCTGGTCGGCGCGCTGTCGGCGATCTCCGCGACCAAGGTCTTCGCCGAGATCTACGTGATGTCCTCCGGCACCGCCGGCCCGGGCGGGCAGGCCAAGTCGATCGTCTACTACATCCGGGAGGTCGGCCTCGGCGTCGACGGCGAGATCGGGTACGCCTCGGCGATGAGCCTGGTGCTCTTCGTCGGCACCCTCGGTCTGTCCGTCCTGGCGCTGGTGCTGCGTCGCCGGAACGAGGGGAGCGAGGCATGA
- a CDS encoding ABC transporter substrate-binding protein — protein MRRTRAFAAAALAAVLLVSGCGLSSGDDAASGGAGGDTISGEVKGEITFSTLALKPTFDEYITKLIADFEAKHPGTKVNWIDLPFQGAQEKITNDAQAGTLPDVVNLNPNFAQKLEKQGVFVDLDKNAADVKGSHVPGAWDAFKVPGQSGAYGLPWYLTSEVTMYNKDLYAKAGLDPNTPPKTIDELLAQTRQLSAAGKGAFYGWHPALENTFVPNLAKLGVPLLNADATQWTFNTPEAVQYVTALRDLYASKAIAPDWLTENHSKATEAYSAGRTALFPSGPNFLKVVGENAPAVAKATGVAGQIASAEGTTNMSVMGLLIPRKSKNQATALAFAKFVTNAENQLAFAKIVTILPSTADSLKDPYFTQVTDTDPTSVARKISAEQIAKAKTLTPVQWDDRTKATVIGKVQLAVKGDLDPKTALDEAVAEANKLLAR, from the coding sequence ATGAGGCGTACCCGCGCCTTCGCGGCCGCCGCCCTGGCGGCCGTGCTTCTCGTCAGCGGCTGCGGCCTGTCCAGCGGCGACGACGCCGCCTCCGGTGGAGCCGGTGGCGACACGATCAGCGGCGAGGTCAAGGGCGAGATCACCTTCTCGACGCTGGCGCTCAAGCCGACGTTCGACGAGTACATCACCAAGCTCATCGCCGACTTCGAGGCGAAGCACCCCGGCACCAAGGTCAACTGGATCGACCTGCCGTTCCAGGGCGCGCAGGAGAAGATCACCAACGACGCCCAGGCCGGGACGCTGCCGGACGTGGTCAACCTCAACCCGAACTTCGCCCAGAAGCTGGAGAAGCAGGGCGTCTTCGTCGACCTCGACAAGAACGCCGCCGACGTCAAGGGCAGCCACGTCCCGGGCGCCTGGGACGCCTTCAAGGTCCCGGGACAGTCGGGCGCGTACGGCCTGCCGTGGTACCTCACCAGCGAGGTCACCATGTACAACAAGGACCTCTACGCCAAGGCCGGTCTCGACCCGAACACCCCGCCGAAGACCATCGACGAGCTGCTCGCCCAGACCAGGCAGCTCTCCGCGGCCGGCAAGGGCGCCTTCTACGGCTGGCACCCGGCGCTGGAGAACACCTTCGTGCCGAACCTCGCCAAGCTCGGTGTGCCGCTGCTCAACGCCGACGCCACGCAGTGGACCTTCAACACTCCGGAGGCCGTGCAGTACGTGACCGCGCTGCGTGACCTGTACGCGAGCAAGGCGATCGCTCCGGACTGGCTGACCGAGAACCACTCGAAGGCCACCGAGGCGTACTCGGCCGGGCGTACCGCGCTCTTCCCCTCCGGCCCGAACTTCCTCAAGGTGGTCGGCGAGAACGCCCCGGCGGTGGCGAAGGCCACCGGCGTCGCCGGCCAGATCGCCAGCGCCGAGGGCACCACGAACATGTCGGTGATGGGTCTGCTGATCCCCCGTAAGAGCAAGAACCAGGCCACCGCGCTGGCGTTCGCCAAGTTCGTCACCAACGCGGAGAACCAGCTCGCCTTCGCCAAGATCGTGACGATCCTGCCGTCCACTGCGGACTCCCTGAAGGATCCGTACTTCACCCAGGTCACCGACACCGACCCCACGTCCGTGGCCCGCAAGATCTCCGCCGAGCAGATCGCCAAGGCCAAGACCCTCACCCCGGTGCAGTGGGACGACCGCACCAAGGCGACCGTGATCGGCAAGGTCCAGCTCGCGGTCAAGGGCGACCTCGACCCGAAGACCGCCCTGGACGAGGCCGTCGCCGAGGCGAACAAGCTGCTCGCCCGGTAG